One genomic segment of Sminthopsis crassicaudata isolate SCR6 chromosome 4, ASM4859323v1, whole genome shotgun sequence includes these proteins:
- the LOC141539443 gene encoding antigen-presenting glycoprotein CD1d-like, giving the protein MWLKQRLPAEKSRRERLPGLMLSLAFLLLFSGLSEGWGGETASREPLTFQCRLISSFLNDSWVQNLGSGWLGDLETHRWDLQTSTIHFLWPWSRGHFSAEQWKELQRIIEVFLISFTRDVQDFIKVFRLDYPVVLQVRTSYSEGSPVSFFQMAFQGKDFMNFQGDSWKPAPGAESVSWNISSILNQDQGTRDTLQSLLNHTLPKFVRGLLDMGQKDIERQVRPEVWLSSSPTSTPGQLKLLCHVSGFYPKSVRVTWIKNGQEQPGAQTSDLLPNSDGTWWIQVILTVKAGNTRNLACRVEHSSLGGQDLIQYWAKSSSWPLVLGIITGIVVVLLLVFGIIRWSNRHRSYEDIL; this is encoded by the exons ATGTGGCTAAAACAGAGGCTGCCAGCAGAGAAGAGCCGCCGTGAACGTTTGCCGGGTCTCATGCTGTCTCTAGCCTTCCTGCTGCTGTTCTCAGGGCTCTCTGAGGGATGGGGAGGAGAAACGG CTTCCCGGGAGCCACTCACCTTCCAATGCCGGCTTATCTCCTCTTTCCTCAATGACAGCTGGGTTCAGAACCTGGGCTCAGGCTGGCTGGGGGATCTGGAGACCCACAGATGGGACCTCCAGACTAGCACCATTCACTTCCTGTGGCCCTGGTCCCGGGGTCACTTCAGTGCAGAGCAATGGAAAGAGCTGCAGCGTATCATAGAGGTCTTTCTGATCAGTTTTACACGGGATGTGCAAGACTTTATTAAGGTCTTCAGATTGGATT ATCCCGTGGTGCTCCAAGTGAGAACAAGCTACTCTGAAGGATCCCCTGTAAGCTTTTTTCAGATGGCATTTCAGGGAAAAGACTTCATGAACTTCCAAGGAGATTCATGGAAGCCTGCTCCAGGAGCTGAAAGTGTATCCTGGAATATCTCCAGCATTCTTAACCAGGACCAGGGCACCAGGGACACGTTACAGAGTTTACTCAATCACACTCTTCCCAAGTTCGTTCGTGGTCTTCTAGACATGGGACAGAAAGACATTGAACGACAAG TTAGGCCCGAAGTCTGGTTGTCAAGTAGTCCCACCTCTACTCCAGGGCAGTTGAAGCTACTTTGTCACGTCTCAGGATTCTACCCAAAGTCAGTGAGAGTAACATGGATAAAGAATGGACAGGAACAACCAGGAGCTCAGACAAGTGATCTCCTGCCAAATTCAGATGGAACATGGTGGATTCAAGTTATTCTCACTGTGAAAGCTGGAAACACACGCAATCTTGCTTGTAGGGTGGAACACAGTAGTCTTGGTGGCCAAGACCTTATCCAATACTGGG CCAAAAGCTCTTCCTGGCCCTTGGTTCTGGGAATCATAACTGGAATTGTAGTGGTGCTTTTGTTAGTATTTGGAATCATTCGGTGGAGTAATCGACATAG GTCATATGAAGACATTCTGTGA